The following proteins are encoded in a genomic region of Pseudoxanthomonas suwonensis 11-1:
- a CDS encoding GNAT family N-acetyltransferase, producing MVGGPVIETGRLLLRLPQVVDFERYAELMADPEACRHIGGHQPRAAAWRRFLQMPGAWALQGFAMFSVIGKSSGLWLGQAGPWRPDGWPGNEIGWAFHPQAWGHGYATEAAQAAMDWAFTVLDWDEVIHCIAPDNHASQRVAQRLGSRNRGPVRMPEPYADVPCELWGQTRAQWQVRSRAS from the coding sequence ATGGTCGGCGGCCCCGTCATCGAGACCGGACGCCTGCTGCTGCGCCTGCCGCAGGTCGTGGATTTCGAGCGCTACGCCGAGCTCATGGCCGACCCGGAGGCCTGCCGCCACATCGGCGGCCACCAGCCGCGCGCGGCGGCCTGGCGCAGGTTCCTGCAGATGCCCGGCGCCTGGGCCCTGCAGGGCTTCGCCATGTTCTCGGTGATCGGGAAGTCCTCCGGCCTGTGGCTGGGCCAGGCCGGCCCCTGGCGGCCCGATGGCTGGCCGGGCAACGAGATCGGATGGGCCTTCCACCCCCAGGCCTGGGGCCACGGCTATGCGACCGAGGCGGCGCAGGCGGCCATGGACTGGGCTTTCACCGTGCTGGACTGGGACGAGGTGATCCACTGCATCGCCCCGGACAACCACGCCTCGCAGCGGGTCGCGCAGCGCCTGGGCTCGCGCAACCGCGGTCCTGTCCGCATGCCGGAGCCTTATGCGGACGTGCCTTGCGAGCTCTGGGGCCAGACCCGCGCGCAGTGGCAGGTACGTTCCCGTGCGAGCTGA
- a CDS encoding GNAT family N-acetyltransferase produces MDLTRLQLETPRLLLRVPRREDFDAWARFMADEEATRHIGGLQPRPVAWRGLAAMVGSWHLQGYAMFSVIEQASGEWIGRVGPWQPEGWPGPEIGWSIVRSRWGRGYATEAAAACIDWAFDQLGWDEVIHTIAPANDLSKAVATRLGSRYLRMDQLPPPSGAIAEVWGQTRAEWHAGRATRP; encoded by the coding sequence ATGGACCTCACCCGACTGCAACTGGAAACCCCCCGCCTGCTGCTGCGCGTGCCGCGCCGGGAGGACTTCGACGCCTGGGCCAGGTTCATGGCCGATGAGGAGGCCACCCGCCATATCGGCGGGCTGCAGCCGCGGCCGGTGGCCTGGCGCGGGCTGGCGGCGATGGTCGGGAGCTGGCACCTGCAGGGTTACGCGATGTTCTCGGTGATCGAGCAGGCCAGCGGCGAGTGGATCGGCCGGGTCGGGCCGTGGCAGCCGGAAGGCTGGCCGGGTCCGGAGATAGGCTGGAGCATCGTGCGCAGCCGCTGGGGCAGGGGCTATGCCACCGAGGCGGCTGCGGCCTGCATCGACTGGGCCTTCGACCAGCTCGGCTGGGACGAGGTGATCCATACCATCGCGCCGGCGAACGACCTTTCCAAGGCCGTCGCCACCCGGCTTGGCTCGCGCTACCTGCGCATGGACCAGCTGCCGCCGCCGAGCGGTGCCATCGCGGAGGTCTGGGGCCAGACCCGTGCCGAGTGGCACGCGGGCCGTGCGACGCGGCCATGA
- a CDS encoding cold-shock protein: protein MAERETGTVKWFNDAKGFGFISRENGEDVFVHFRAIQMQGFKSLKEGQKVTFTVVQGQKGLQADAVQAA, encoded by the coding sequence ATGGCAGAGCGCGAGACCGGGACCGTCAAATGGTTCAACGACGCCAAGGGCTTTGGCTTCATCAGCCGTGAGAACGGCGAGGACGTGTTCGTCCACTTCCGTGCCATCCAGATGCAGGGCTTCAAGAGCCTCAAGGAAGGCCAGAAGGTGACCTTCACCGTGGTCCAGGGCCAGAAGGGCCTGCAGGCCGACGCGGTGCAGGCCGCCTGA
- a CDS encoding thiamine pyrophosphate-dependent enzyme yields the protein MNAAAIPAWKKGINRAEICDRNFTEAVRAWDGTPGSRPRDDEPVLPGSVLDARGFRELFESQLVSRHLDLMARVLRVQNKVFYTIGSSGHEGNAMVARATRHTDPAFLHYRSGGFMAERFRKLPGMDPVMDSALSFAASAEDPASGGRHKVWGSKPLWVLPQTSTIASHLPKALGTAVAIEQARRIGHALPVPDDSIAICSFGDASANHATAQTAFNAAAWTAYQKLPAPVLFVCEDNGIGISVKTPDGWIGNRFRNMPGLDYFHADGLDLANGYGQVEAAVEHCRRTRRPTFLHLRTTRIMGHAGTDFEIEWRSIEELCAVEATDPLLRSAAIALESGLYSKDELLELYESTRRRCFAAADEADRRPKLASLAEVVAPLAPYTPDAVAAEAARPAPEAARIAAYGGEEKLPEKLAPRHLAIQINQGLHELMAKYPETLLFGEDVAQKGGVYTVTKGLQKAFRGSRVFNTLLDETMILGLAQGYANMGMLPLPEIQYLAYFHNACDQIRGEACSLQFFSNDQYRNPMLVRIAGLGYQRGFGGHFHNDNSITALRDIPGLVVGCPSRGDDAVEMLRTLAALAKVDGRVAVFLEPIALYMTKDLHEAGDGQWLFPYPGQGRAMPLGEGRVYGEGNDDLVVFTYGNGVPMSLRAARRIEAEHGWNVRVVDLRWLVPLNEDFIRREVASARRVLVVDEGRRSAGVGEGVLSAIVEAGHGALPMRRVVGADTYTPLAGAAFLVIPGEDDIVAAAGELDR from the coding sequence ATGAACGCTGCCGCCATCCCCGCCTGGAAGAAGGGCATCAACCGCGCCGAGATCTGCGACCGCAACTTCACCGAGGCGGTGCGCGCCTGGGACGGCACGCCGGGGTCGCGTCCGCGCGACGACGAACCGGTGCTGCCGGGCAGCGTGCTGGACGCGCGCGGCTTCCGCGAGCTGTTCGAGTCGCAGCTCGTCAGCCGCCACCTGGACCTGATGGCGCGCGTGCTGCGCGTGCAGAACAAGGTCTTCTACACCATCGGCAGCAGCGGCCACGAGGGCAACGCCATGGTCGCGCGCGCGACCCGGCACACGGATCCGGCGTTCCTGCACTACCGCAGCGGCGGCTTCATGGCCGAGCGCTTCCGCAAGCTGCCGGGCATGGACCCGGTGATGGATTCGGCGCTGAGTTTCGCCGCCAGCGCCGAGGACCCGGCCTCCGGCGGTCGCCACAAGGTATGGGGCAGCAAGCCGCTGTGGGTGCTGCCGCAGACCTCGACGATCGCTTCGCACCTGCCCAAGGCGCTGGGCACCGCCGTGGCCATCGAACAGGCGCGGCGCATCGGCCACGCCTTGCCGGTGCCGGACGACAGCATCGCCATCTGCTCCTTCGGCGACGCTTCGGCCAACCACGCTACCGCGCAGACCGCGTTCAACGCCGCGGCTTGGACCGCCTACCAGAAGCTGCCGGCGCCGGTGCTGTTCGTGTGCGAGGACAACGGCATCGGCATCTCGGTGAAGACTCCGGATGGCTGGATCGGCAACCGCTTCCGCAACATGCCGGGGCTGGACTACTTCCATGCCGACGGCCTGGACCTGGCCAACGGCTACGGCCAGGTCGAGGCGGCGGTGGAGCATTGCCGCCGCACCCGCCGGCCGACCTTCCTGCACCTGCGCACCACCCGGATCATGGGCCACGCCGGCACCGACTTCGAGATCGAGTGGCGCAGCATCGAGGAGCTGTGCGCGGTCGAGGCCACCGATCCGCTGCTGCGCAGCGCGGCGATCGCGCTGGAGTCGGGCCTGTACTCGAAGGACGAACTGCTGGAGCTGTACGAGTCCACCCGTCGCCGCTGCTTCGCCGCGGCCGATGAGGCCGACCGCCGGCCCAAGCTGGCCAGCCTGGCCGAGGTGGTCGCGCCGCTGGCGCCGTACACGCCCGACGCCGTCGCCGCCGAGGCCGCGCGCCCGGCACCCGAGGCAGCGCGCATCGCCGCCTACGGTGGCGAGGAGAAGCTGCCGGAGAAACTGGCACCGCGCCACCTGGCGATCCAGATCAACCAGGGCCTGCACGAGCTGATGGCCAAGTATCCGGAGACCCTGCTGTTCGGCGAGGACGTGGCGCAGAAGGGCGGCGTGTACACCGTGACCAAGGGCCTGCAGAAGGCCTTCAGGGGCTCGCGCGTGTTCAACACCCTGCTGGACGAGACCATGATCCTCGGCCTGGCCCAGGGCTACGCCAACATGGGCATGCTGCCGCTGCCCGAGATCCAGTACCTGGCGTACTTCCACAACGCCTGCGACCAGATCCGCGGCGAAGCCTGCTCGCTGCAGTTCTTCAGCAACGACCAGTACCGCAACCCGATGCTGGTGCGCATCGCCGGCCTCGGCTACCAGCGCGGCTTCGGTGGCCACTTCCACAACGACAACTCGATCACCGCCCTGCGCGACATCCCCGGCCTGGTGGTCGGCTGTCCCAGCCGCGGCGACGATGCGGTGGAGATGCTGCGCACCCTGGCGGCGCTGGCGAAGGTCGATGGCCGGGTGGCGGTGTTCCTGGAACCGATCGCGCTGTACATGACCAAGGACCTGCACGAGGCCGGCGACGGCCAGTGGCTATTCCCGTACCCGGGACAGGGCAGGGCCATGCCGCTGGGCGAGGGCCGGGTGTATGGCGAGGGCAACGACGACCTGGTGGTCTTCACCTATGGCAACGGCGTGCCGATGAGCCTGCGCGCCGCGCGCCGGATCGAAGCTGAGCATGGCTGGAATGTGCGGGTGGTCGACCTGCGCTGGCTGGTGCCGCTCAACGAGGACTTCATCCGCCGCGAAGTGGCCTCGGCCCGGCGCGTGCTGGTGGTGGACGAGGGCCGGCGCAGCGCCGGCGTGGGCGAGGGCGTGCTCAGCGCGATCGTCGAGGCCGGCCACGGCGCGCTGCCGATGCGCCGCGTGGTCGGTGCGGACACGTACACTCCACTGGCCGGTGCCGCCTTCCTCGTCATCCCGGGCGAGGACGACATCGTCGCCGCAGCCGGGGAACTGGACCGCTGA
- a CDS encoding cytochrome c: MASQPTRSPSTAKRYLVVFIIGLMVGVVAAVMLLRALQARQDPFPGAVMQVMAHQTQALKATAAANRCSAHDSVPRLQSLRAVANDLEAAFPGLGDDSRFAGAASSLRANLDQALAAPPANCAEVTATLEKIGNDCRACHQDFR, translated from the coding sequence ATGGCCAGCCAGCCCACCCGTAGTCCTTCCACCGCCAAGCGCTACCTCGTCGTCTTCATCATCGGCCTGATGGTCGGCGTGGTCGCGGCGGTGATGCTGCTGCGGGCGCTGCAGGCGCGCCAGGATCCGTTCCCGGGCGCGGTGATGCAGGTGATGGCGCACCAGACCCAGGCCCTGAAGGCCACCGCCGCGGCCAACCGCTGCTCCGCGCACGACTCGGTGCCGCGCCTGCAGTCGCTGCGTGCCGTGGCCAACGACCTGGAGGCGGCCTTCCCGGGCCTGGGCGACGACTCCCGCTTCGCCGGCGCCGCCAGCAGCCTGCGCGCCAACCTCGACCAGGCCCTGGCCGCGCCGCCGGCCAACTGCGCCGAGGTCACCGCGACCCTGGAGAAGATCGGCAACGACTGCCGCGCCTGCCACCAGGATTTCCGCTGA
- a CDS encoding DUF456 domain-containing protein codes for MDITVLWYLLAGLLVLAGLAGVVLPALPGLPLVFTGMVLAAWVDGFDRVGGWTIAVLGFLTLLSVAADILAGAVGARRHGAGRMAVAGAALGTIVGIFFGLPGLLLGPFVGAVLGELWHTRDLPQAARVGVATWIGLLLGAALKVALAFAMLGLFVLAWLF; via the coding sequence ATGGATATAACGGTCTTGTGGTACCTGCTGGCCGGGCTGCTGGTGCTGGCCGGACTGGCCGGCGTGGTGCTCCCCGCCCTGCCCGGCCTGCCGCTGGTGTTCACCGGAATGGTGCTTGCGGCCTGGGTGGATGGGTTCGACCGGGTCGGCGGCTGGACCATCGCCGTGCTGGGGTTCCTCACGCTGCTTTCGGTCGCGGCTGACATCCTTGCCGGCGCGGTCGGCGCACGCCGCCATGGTGCAGGCCGGATGGCGGTGGCCGGGGCGGCGCTTGGCACCATCGTGGGGATCTTCTTCGGACTGCCGGGGCTGCTGCTCGGGCCGTTCGTGGGCGCGGTACTGGGTGAGCTCTGGCATACCCGGGACCTGCCCCAGGCCGCCCGCGTGGGTGTTGCGACCTGGATCGGGCTGCTGCTGGGCGCGGCCTTGAAGGTCGCACTCGCCTTCGCCATGCTCGGCCTGTTCGTGCTGGCCTGGCTTTTCTGA
- a CDS encoding acyl-CoA dehydrogenase family protein: MALPAYDLYDVRSMLSDEERAVQEAVARFTDERVLPIIGDCFDQGRFPKELVPEIASLGLLGSSLPEEYGCAGLNAVSYGLICQELERGDSGLRSFVSVQSSLCMYPIYAYGSEEQRRQWLPRMAAGEVIGCFGLTEPHGGSDPANMKTHAKKDGGDWVINGSKMWITNGNLADIAIVWAQTDEGIQGFIVEKGTPGFTAQEIKHKMSLRASVTSSLFFDNVRVPDSARLPNVKGLKGPLGCLTQARYGITWGPVGAAIACLDEALNYSKERILFGRPVAATQSAQIKLADMARRITLAQLLVLQLGRLKDAGTMQPQQVSLAKWNNCRMAIDIARECRDLLGGAGITTEHAAIRHALNLESVITYEGTETVHQLVIGRELTGINAF; the protein is encoded by the coding sequence ATGGCCCTTCCCGCTTACGACCTGTACGACGTGCGTTCCATGCTCTCCGACGAGGAGCGCGCCGTGCAGGAGGCGGTGGCCCGGTTCACCGACGAGCGGGTGCTGCCGATCATCGGCGACTGCTTCGACCAGGGCCGCTTCCCGAAGGAGCTGGTGCCGGAGATCGCCTCGCTGGGCCTGCTCGGTTCCTCGCTGCCGGAGGAGTACGGCTGCGCCGGCCTCAACGCGGTCAGCTACGGCCTGATCTGCCAGGAACTGGAACGCGGCGACAGCGGCCTGCGCAGCTTCGTCAGCGTGCAGTCCTCGCTGTGCATGTACCCGATCTACGCCTACGGCTCGGAGGAGCAGCGCCGGCAGTGGTTGCCGCGCATGGCCGCCGGCGAGGTGATCGGCTGCTTCGGCCTGACCGAGCCGCACGGCGGCTCGGACCCGGCCAACATGAAGACCCACGCCAAGAAGGACGGCGGCGACTGGGTGATCAACGGTTCCAAGATGTGGATCACCAACGGCAACCTGGCCGATATCGCCATCGTCTGGGCGCAGACCGACGAGGGCATCCAGGGCTTCATCGTGGAGAAGGGCACGCCCGGCTTCACCGCCCAGGAGATCAAGCACAAGATGTCGCTGCGCGCTTCGGTGACCTCGTCGCTGTTCTTCGACAACGTGCGCGTGCCCGACTCGGCCCGCCTGCCCAACGTCAAGGGCCTCAAGGGCCCGCTGGGCTGCCTGACCCAGGCCCGCTACGGCATCACCTGGGGTCCGGTCGGCGCCGCCATCGCCTGCCTGGACGAGGCGCTGAACTACTCCAAGGAGCGCATCCTGTTCGGCCGCCCGGTCGCGGCGACCCAGAGCGCGCAGATCAAGCTGGCCGACATGGCCCGCCGCATCACCCTGGCGCAGCTGCTGGTGCTGCAGCTGGGGCGCCTGAAGGACGCCGGCACCATGCAGCCGCAGCAGGTCTCGCTGGCCAAGTGGAACAACTGCCGCATGGCCATCGACATCGCCCGCGAGTGCCGCGACCTGCTCGGTGGCGCCGGCATCACCACCGAGCACGCGGCCATCCGCCATGCCCTGAACCTGGAATCGGTGATCACCTACGAGGGCACCGAAACCGTGCACCAGCTGGTGATCGGACGCGAGCTGACCGGCATCAACGCGTTCTGA
- a CDS encoding glycine zipper 2TM domain-containing protein gives MKSRILCVAALGTLALAGCASTSPNYGYGSSYPSGPSYPVQQSCMDCGIVTRIDAIASGRSAPSATGAILGGIVGAVAGHEISDKTGGSKGNQNISAAAGAAAGAVAGNSIQNRVTGDTYNIHVRMDDGRTVVVNQRDLGGIRENTYVRVVNGKVVIR, from the coding sequence ATGAAGTCCCGCATCCTCTGCGTCGCCGCGCTCGGCACCCTCGCCCTCGCCGGCTGCGCCAGCACCTCGCCCAACTACGGCTACGGCTCGTCCTATCCGTCCGGCCCCTCCTATCCGGTGCAGCAGTCGTGCATGGACTGCGGCATCGTCACCCGCATCGACGCGATCGCTTCCGGCCGCAGCGCGCCCTCGGCCACCGGTGCGATCCTCGGCGGCATCGTCGGCGCGGTCGCCGGCCATGAGATCTCCGACAAGACCGGCGGCAGCAAGGGCAACCAGAACATCTCCGCGGCCGCCGGCGCCGCTGCCGGCGCGGTCGCCGGCAACTCGATCCAGAACCGCGTCACCGGCGACACCTACAACATCCACGTGCGCATGGACGATGGCCGCACCGTGGTCGTGAACCAGCGCGACCTCGGCGGCATCCGCGAGAACACCTACGTCCGCGTGGTCAATGGCAAGGTCGTGATCCGCTGA
- a CDS encoding DUF6116 family protein, with the protein MANPMLLPFLEWARRLRFPTLFKLTAAVFAISVLLPDPIPFIDEIALGLGTLVLANWKRRKDPLPPRTQVLPRRR; encoded by the coding sequence ATGGCCAACCCTATGCTGCTGCCATTCCTGGAATGGGCGCGCCGGCTGCGCTTCCCCACCCTGTTCAAGCTCACCGCCGCGGTGTTCGCGATCAGCGTGCTGCTGCCCGATCCGATCCCTTTCATCGACGAGATCGCGCTGGGCCTTGGCACCCTGGTGCTGGCCAACTGGAAGCGCCGCAAGGATCCGCTGCCGCCCCGCACGCAGGTATTGCCGCGTCGCCGCTGA
- a CDS encoding glycine zipper 2TM domain-containing protein: MKQATTVLIAAGALLVGGIATAAYMNNRDSSPDVAAVTAPALEGDTPASEVLLPQEPALEYADIVAVAPVTEKEKRYGTVIATDPVREATSQSVPHEVCEDVVVQERLPERDGNVGGTVAGAVIGGLIGNQVGGGKGKKAATAAGAVAGGVIGNQVDKRHVGGKVVTRTERQCRTEYATTESSKVVGYNVTYRNPDGTTGTMRLGSKPGERVALGTEDKVVGYDVTYRYQGQEATVRLDEEPQADRLPVVDGKIVTAGVDAGAGSATARQ, from the coding sequence ATGAAGCAAGCCACTACCGTTCTTATCGCAGCAGGTGCCCTGCTGGTCGGCGGCATCGCCACCGCCGCATACATGAACAACCGTGATTCCAGCCCGGACGTGGCTGCGGTCACCGCGCCGGCGCTCGAGGGTGATACCCCGGCCAGCGAGGTGCTGCTGCCGCAGGAGCCGGCGCTGGAATACGCCGACATCGTCGCGGTCGCCCCGGTGACCGAGAAGGAAAAGCGCTACGGCACCGTGATCGCCACCGATCCGGTGCGCGAAGCCACCAGCCAGAGCGTGCCGCACGAAGTGTGCGAGGACGTGGTCGTGCAGGAGCGCCTGCCGGAGCGTGACGGCAACGTCGGCGGCACCGTGGCCGGCGCCGTCATCGGCGGCCTGATCGGCAACCAGGTCGGCGGCGGCAAGGGCAAGAAGGCCGCCACCGCGGCCGGCGCGGTCGCCGGTGGCGTGATCGGCAACCAGGTCGACAAGCGCCATGTGGGCGGCAAGGTCGTCACCCGCACTGAACGCCAGTGCCGCACCGAGTACGCCACCACCGAGTCGAGCAAGGTCGTCGGCTACAACGTGACCTACCGCAACCCGGACGGCACCACCGGCACCATGCGCCTGGGCAGCAAGCCGGGCGAGCGCGTCGCGCTGGGCACCGAGGACAAGGTGGTCGGCTACGACGTGACCTACCGCTACCAGGGCCAGGAAGCCACCGTGCGCCTGGACGAGGAGCCGCAGGCCGACCGCCTGCCGGTGGTCGACGGCAAGATCGTCACCGCCGGGGTGGACGCCGGCGCCGGCAGCGCCACCGCCCGCCAGTAA
- a CDS encoding tRNA threonylcarbamoyladenosine dehydratase — protein MEATLQERFAGIDRLYGVGAAQWLSGRRVAVVGLGGVGSWLVEALARSAVGTLVLIDADDLCVSNTNRQLPALAGQYGRGKAEAMAERCRLINPQVDARPVVQFLTPGNLQELLGGGYDLVVDACDSFRTKLEAIAWCRRRRQPVLTVGSAGGRTDPTLVRVRDLSRTEHDAMLALVRKKLRADFGFPRNPDRFFGVPAVYSLENVKYPQIDGSVSGIRPKLDAQAALKLDCGGGLGAATHVTGAFAFAAAGKALELLLKGRPAVSTGAGGFACAVAS, from the coding sequence ATGGAAGCGACTTTGCAGGAACGGTTTGCCGGCATCGACCGGCTCTACGGCGTTGGCGCCGCGCAATGGCTGTCCGGGCGCCGCGTGGCGGTGGTCGGCCTCGGCGGCGTGGGATCGTGGCTGGTCGAGGCGCTGGCGCGCTCGGCGGTCGGCACCCTGGTGCTGATCGATGCCGACGACCTGTGCGTGTCCAACACCAACCGCCAACTGCCGGCGCTGGCCGGCCAGTACGGCCGCGGCAAGGCCGAGGCCATGGCCGAACGCTGCCGCCTGATCAACCCGCAGGTGGACGCGCGCCCGGTGGTGCAGTTCCTGACCCCGGGCAACCTGCAGGAGCTGCTGGGCGGGGGCTATGACCTGGTGGTCGATGCCTGCGACAGCTTCCGCACCAAGCTCGAGGCCATCGCCTGGTGCAGGCGCCGGCGGCAGCCAGTGCTGACCGTGGGCTCGGCGGGCGGCCGCACCGACCCGACCCTGGTGCGGGTGCGCGACCTCTCGCGCACCGAGCACGACGCCATGCTGGCGCTGGTGCGCAAGAAGCTGCGCGCGGATTTCGGCTTCCCGCGCAATCCCGACCGTTTCTTCGGCGTGCCGGCGGTGTACTCGCTGGAGAACGTGAAGTACCCGCAGATCGACGGCAGCGTCAGCGGCATCCGCCCGAAACTGGATGCGCAGGCGGCGCTGAAGCTCGACTGCGGCGGCGGGCTCGGCGCGGCGACCCACGTCACCGGCGCGTTCGCCTTCGCCGCCGCCGGCAAGGCGCTGGAACTGCTGCTCAAGGGGCGGCCGGCGGTCAGCACCGGGGCAGGCGGCTTCGCCTGCGCCGTAGCCAGCTGA
- a CDS encoding TatD family hydrolase: MELVDSHCHLDVAEFDADRDAVIARAREAGVRRQVVPAINAAGWPGLRDACRAAPGLYPAYGLHPVFLAGHEPAHLDQLREWVERERPVAIGECGLDFFIQDLDRSAQSGYFDAQLRLARDTGLPVIVHARRAVDAVIAAIRRIGGAASGQPSRLRGVVHSFSGSPEQARQLWDLGFLVGLGGPVTYERAQRLRRLVADMPLEFLLLETDAPDQPGACHRGQRNEPAHLVEVLETIARLRDEDPAVIAAATTANAERLFGLPPA, encoded by the coding sequence ATGGAGCTGGTCGACAGCCATTGCCACCTGGACGTGGCCGAGTTCGATGCCGATCGCGACGCGGTGATCGCCCGTGCGCGCGAAGCCGGCGTGCGCCGCCAGGTGGTGCCGGCGATCAATGCGGCGGGCTGGCCCGGACTGCGCGATGCCTGCCGCGCGGCGCCGGGCCTGTACCCGGCCTATGGCCTGCATCCGGTGTTCCTGGCCGGGCACGAGCCCGCGCACCTGGACCAGCTGCGCGAATGGGTCGAGCGCGAGCGCCCGGTGGCGATCGGCGAATGTGGCCTGGATTTCTTCATCCAGGACCTGGACCGCAGCGCGCAGTCCGGCTATTTCGATGCCCAGCTGCGGCTGGCGCGGGATACCGGCCTGCCGGTGATCGTGCACGCGCGCCGCGCGGTGGACGCGGTGATCGCCGCGATCCGCCGCATCGGTGGTGCCGCCTCGGGCCAGCCCTCGCGCCTGCGCGGCGTGGTCCACAGCTTCTCCGGCAGCCCGGAACAGGCACGCCAGCTGTGGGACCTTGGCTTCCTCGTCGGCCTCGGCGGCCCGGTCACCTACGAGCGTGCCCAGCGCCTGCGCCGGCTGGTAGCCGACATGCCGCTGGAGTTCCTGCTTTTGGAAACCGACGCCCCGGACCAGCCGGGCGCCTGCCATCGCGGCCAGCGCAACGAGCCGGCACATCTGGTCGAGGTGCTGGAGACGATCGCCCGCCTGCGCGACGAGGATCCGGCGGTGATCGCCGCGGCCACCACGGCCAACGCCGAGCGCCTGTTCGGCCTGCCGCCGGCCTGA